The genome window CGGCCTTCCTGCCCGGGTCGACCGGAAGGGATATTCTAACAGCGGTCCCGACGCCGCGGGTCGACCGGATTTCGAGCTGTCCTCCGTGCCGGGTCACCGCCTGCCTCGCCATCGCCAGCCCAAGCCCCGTCCCCTTCGGCTTGGTGGTGTAGAAGGGGAGCAGCGCCTTCCGGAGCTCCTCCTCCGTCATTCCGGCGCCGTCGTCGGCGATCTCGACGTCGAGGAAGGAGCGCTTCCTTCCCCGCCCCACCGCGAACCGGTAGTTCACGTTCATCCGGGCCTCGATCCGAACCGTTCCGGCCGATTCGATCGATTCCACGGCGTTCTTCATGACGTTCAGGAGCGCCCGGTAGACGGTGTCGGGGTGCCCGGAGACCGGCGGCAGGCTGGGGTCCACGCGCAGCTCGAACGTCACGCGCTTTCCCTGCGCCCGCGACTCCGACGCGAGGAGCTGCTCGGCCTCCCGCAGCAGGGGGGCGATGTGGAACGGCCGGGGGTGGGGAGGCGTCTTCCCCATCTCCAGCATCTTCTCCACGAGGTCGTTGATCCGGCGCGCCTCCCGCAGGATCAGGCGGACCCCCTCGGTCCGCTCTTCCGTCGGCCCGTCCCCGCGCAGGATCCACTGCGCCGCCCCCAGGATCCCCCCCAGCGGGTTCTTGATCTCGTGCGCGATCCCGTACGCCAGCATCTGCATCTCCTCCGCGCTGGTGGCCGCCTGCTCCTCCTTTCCCACGAGGGACAGGATCTCGGACGACTTGACGGACAGCACGGCCCCCTGCGGATCGCCGCCCTGGCCCACCAGCGGGGACGCCCCGAGCATCACGGGGAGGGAGGGGCGGCGGTCGCGCCCCACCGTACGGCCGGCGGCCGCCGGCCGCAGCTCCACGTCGAAACCGGTGACGGGGGTGCGCTCCTCGAGCGCCTTCCGCAGGATCCGCACCGCTCCAGGGCTTCCCCGGAAGACGGTGCGGAAGTGCCGGCCCGAGAGGGCCTGGGAGGAGCCCTGGAGGATCTCCTCCGCCGCCGGGTTGATGTAGGCGAGCTTCCCCGCGGCGTCGAACACGAGGATGCCGACGTTGACCGACTCGAGCGTCCGCCGGAGGAGGTCGCTCAAAAAAACCGCTCCACGACCGCGCGGAACGAGGCGGGATCGGCCACGCCGGGAAGCTCCGCGCGGAAGGCGGAGGCCCCGGGGATCCCGCGGCTGTACCACGCGAGGTGTTTCCGCATCTCCCGGATCCCGTGCGCGCCGTGCAGCGCGAACATCTCCTCCCCGTGCCGGAGGATCAGGGCGCGCCGCCCGGCCGGCGTGGGACAAGGCGCCTCCGGCGCAGGACCGCCCGCGCCGGCGAACGCACGCAGCTCCCGCCGCATCGCCGCGAAGACCCAGGGATTCCCCATCGCCGCCCGTCCGACCATGACGCCGTCGCACCCGGTCTCCGCGAACATCCGGGCCGCGTCCGCGGGGGACCGGACGTCCCCGTTCCCGATCACGACCCGGCCCGG of Deltaproteobacteria bacterium contains these proteins:
- a CDS encoding PAS domain-containing protein, with amino-acid sequence MSDLLRRTLESVNVGILVFDAAGKLAYINPAAEEILQGSSQALSGRHFRTVFRGSPGAVRILRKALEERTPVTGFDVELRPAAAGRTVGRDRRPSLPVMLGASPLVGQGGDPQGAVLSVKSSEILSLVGKEEQAATSAEEMQMLAYGIAHEIKNPLGGILGAAQWILRGDGPTEERTEGVRLILREARRINDLVEKMLEMGKTPPHPRPFHIAPLLREAEQLLASESRAQGKRVTFELRVDPSLPPVSGHPDTVYRALLNVMKNAVESIESAGTVRIEARMNVNYRFAVGRGRKRSFLDVEIADDGAGMTEEELRKALLPFYTTKPKGTGLGLAMARQAVTRHGGQLEIRSTRGVGTAVRISLPVDPGRKAAS
- a CDS encoding tRNA-dihydrouridine synthase, with the protein product PVGAQLFGSDPGEIAEAAALAAGRGFDFIDINMGCPVRKVTGGGSGSAILANPRLAGEIARAAVRAAGIPVTAKIRSGFGTERETYIEVSYELFAAGAAAVTLHPRHRGQMFSGTAEWGHIAALKKSFPGRVVIGNGDVRSPADAARMFAETGCDGVMVGRAAMGNPWVFAAMRRELRAFAGAGGPAPEAPCPTPAGRRALILRHGEEMFALHGAHGIREMRKHLAWYSRGIPGASAFRAELPGVADPASFRAVVERFF